Proteins co-encoded in one Euleptes europaea isolate rEulEur1 chromosome 1, rEulEur1.hap1, whole genome shotgun sequence genomic window:
- the SLC34A1 gene encoding sodium-dependent phosphate transport protein 2A, with amino-acid sequence MEEKVHFNAVDLQEEEESCVYHLTLTVPALKKLSDPRAYLFPTVNTVSHPDLDYLCSATPGHLAESTEKYELDSCSSKPWDNSHSGLDEMQKQVLGTCARTKSILMFLLKGPLMFGFLYLFVCSLDVLSSAFQLAGGKVAGDIFKDSAILSNPVAGLVVGILVTVLVQSSSTSTSIIVSMVSSGLLEVHSAIPIIMGSNIGTSVTSTIVALMQAGDRNEFKRAFAGATIHDCFNWLSVLVLLPLEVVSGYLHRITQVAVATLNFRTGQDAPELLKVITEPFTRLIIQLDKSVITGIAVGDDSLRNKSLIRVWCEAPASQIYSTGTKGRFSNCSSLAPGSVGSAGNLSSATRHKCNHLFVDSSLPDLAVGLMLLAGSLIVLCTCLIMLVKLLNSVLKGQVARAIQKVINTDLPSPFSWVTGYFAMLVGAGMTFIVQSSSVFTSAITPLIGLGVISLERAYPLTLGSNIGTTTTAILAALTSPGDKLASAFQIALCHFFFNISGILLWYPLPCTRLPIQMARALGECTAKYRWFAVFYLIICFLLLPSLVFGLSMAGWRVLIGVGAPFLSLLSFVVFVNIMQSRSPGRLPRWLRTWEFLPYWLHSLQPMDTVITRATLCCTDSGSQEDYSDVSPRIKTRAGLHNSAITFLEELSLPPGPSPRLNSLQMQSATRL; translated from the exons ATGGAAGAGAAAGTCCACTTCAATGCCGTCGAtctgcaggaggaggaagagtcttGCGTGTACCACCTTACACTTACTGTCCCAGCCCTCAAG AAGCTCTCTGACCCTCGAGCATATCTGTTCCCCACAGTCAATACTGTGAGTCATCCCGACCTTGACTACTTATGCTCAGCTACTCCTGGGCATTTGGCTGAAAGCACAGAGAAGTATGAATTGGACAGCTGTTCTTCCAAACCATGGGACAACTCCCACTCAGGCCTGGACGAGATGCAGAAACAAG TACTTGGCACATGTGCAAGAACCAAATCCATCCTCATGTTCCTTCTCAAGGGGCCCCTGATGTTTGGCTTTTTGTACCTGTTTGTGTGCTCCCTCGATGTACTGAGCTCTGCCTTCCAGCTGGCAGGAG GCAAAGTAGCAGGGGACATTTTCAAGGACAGCGCCATCCTCTCCAACCCAGTGGCAGGCCTTGTAGTGGGGATCCTCGTCACCGTCCTGGTTCAGAGCTCCAGCACGTCCACCTCCATCATCGTCAGCATGGTCTCCTCGGGAT TGTTGGAGGTACATTCAGCCATCCCCATCATCATGGGCTCCAACATTGGCACCTCAGTCACCAGCACCATTGTGGCACTCATGCAGGCAGGTGACCGAAATGAATTTAAGAG GGCCTTTGCAGGAGCTACCATACACGATTGCTTCAACTGGCTATCTGTGCTGGTTTTGCTGCCTCTTGAAGTGGTTAGTGGCTATCTGCACCGCATCACCCAGGTTGCCGTAGCAACCCTCAACTTCCGCACCGGACAGGATGCCCCGGAGTTGCTGAAGGTCATCACAGAGCCCTTCACCCGTCTGATTATTCAG CTAGATAAGTCAGTAATCACAGGCATTGCTGTAGGTGATGACAGCTTGAGGAACAAGAGTCTGATCCGGGTGTGGTGTGAAGCACCAGCCTCACAG ATTTATTCTACAGGAACTAAAGGAAGATTCTCAAACTGCAGCTCCCTTGCCCCCGGCAGTGTGGGAAGTGCTGGGAACCTCAGCAGTGCCACGCGACACAAAT GCAATCACCTGTTTGTGGACTCCTCTCTGCCAGACTTAGCTGTGGGCCTCATGCTGCTGGCTGGCTCTCTGATTGTGCTGTGCACCTGCCTGATAATGCTGGTCAAACTGCTCAACTCTGTGCTCAAAGGCCAGGTGGCCAGAGCTATCCAGAAGGTCATCAATACAG ATTTGCCGTCCCCTTTCAGCTGGGTCACTGGTTACTTCGCCATGCTTGTTGGTGCTGGAATGACCTTCATTGTACAGAGCAGCTCGGTCTTCACTTCAGCAATCACTCCACTCATTG GCCTTGGAGTCATTAGCTTAGAGCGGGCTTATCCACTCACCCTGGGTTCCAACATCGGAACTACGACTACTGCTATCCTAGCTGCTTTGACAAGTCCTGGAGACAAATTGGCCAGTGCTTTCCAG ATTGCTCTCTGCCATTTCTTCTTCAACATCTCTGGAATCTTGCTGTGGTACCCTTTGCCTTGCACCCGCTTGCCAATCCAGATGGCCAGGGCACTAGGAGAGTGCACGGCCAAATACCGCTGGTTTGCTGTCTTTTACCTGATCATCTGCTTCCTACTGTTGCCTTCACTGGTTTTTGGGCTCTCTATGGCAGGGTGGCGGGTCCTGATAGGTGTGGGCGCTCCTTTCCTGAGCCTTCTGTCCTTTGTGGTCTTTGTCAACATCATGCAGTCACGAAGCCCCGGTCGATTGCCCAGGTGGCTTCGGACTTGGGAGTTCCTGCCATACTGGCTACACTCTCTGCAACCCATGGATACGGTCATCACCAGGGCCACATTGTGCTGCACTGACTCAGGCAGCCAAGAAGACTATAGTGACGTGTCTCCTCGGATCAAGACCAGAGCAGGCTTGCACAACTCTGCAATCACCTTCTTGGAGGAATTGTCTCTACCCCCAGGGCCCTCACCCCGGCTAAATTCATTGCAAATGCAAAGTGCTACCCGTTTGTAA